Within the Opitutaceae bacterium TAV5 genome, the region TTCCGAATTTGACGGCGCGGGCGGCATCGCGATCGAACTGCACGACCTTGAACCGGAATTTCGCAACCGCAAGTCCCTGAAAAGCATCATCGAGGCGGTCAACCTGCCGTTCATGGCTTGCTTTTACCGCAAGGACTCATGGGAGAATCGCGACGACGACGCACGCCAGGAACTCCTGCTCGCCGCCGCGGATGCCGGCGCATCGATGATCGATGTAATGGGTGATTTGTATGATCCGTCGCCGCTCGAACTCACGCGCGCTCCCGCCGCCGTCGAAAAACAGATGCGCCTGATTGACGCCATTCACGCCAGGGGCGCCGATGTGGTCATTTCCTCTCACATGGCCTGTTTTCGTTCCACCGAACAGGTGGTCGAACACCTCAAAACCGTGGAGGCACGCGGGGCCGACGTGGTGAAGCTTGTCCACACTGCCGATACCGAACAGGAACTGGAGGAGGCGATCCGCACCACGCTCGCCCTGCGGCGCGAGTTGAAGGTGCCGTTCATCCATCTGTGCAACGGAAAGTTTGCCCGTCCGCACCGGTTTTTCGGACCGGCGCTCGGCGTATCCATTTTCTTCGCCGTGCAACGCTATGAAAGCGGCGCCGGCTCCCAGCCCACTATCACCGCGGTAAAGGCGGTTCTGGACAACCTTCACTGGAACATTAACGCCACATAATCGTCCCCCCTGTCCAAACATTATGAATACATCCACATTCCCCGTTAAATTTGGCGTCTGCGGCCTTGGCCGTATCGGCATGCAGCATAGCCGGGTCTTCTCCGAAGACCGCAAACGGTATCAACCCGTCGCGTTTTGCGATATTGACGCCCAACGCGCTCGCGACATCGCCCGAAAATTCGGAGGCAAACCGTTTTCGGACTTCGCGGAATTTCTCGCGCGGCCTGAAATGGAATTGGTCATCATTGCCACGCGGTCGCTCGATCACGCGCGTCACGCCGGACAGGCGCTCGCCGCCGGAAAAATTGTCCTTCTGGAAAAACCTGTCGGCGTGACCGCGGCGGATTTCGAGTTGCTCAAACGCCTCGACAAGGCGTATCCGGGAAAACTTTTTTTCGGGCATAATCACCGCTTCGAGCCGGCGTTTCAAAACACGCTCGCGATTGTCGCGTCGGGCATTCTGGGAAAAATCCACGTCGCTAAATTTTCCAAATCGCACGGGTTTTTACGGCGCAACGACTGGCAAATGCGGCTCGATTGCGGCGGCGGACAACTCTTCGTCTGGGCGCCGCACCTGCTCGACCAAACGTTGCAACTCATCGGCGTGCCAACGCGCGACGTGTGGAGTTCGCTGCGGCGCGTGCTCACGTCGGGGGACGCCGACGACCACCTGCGAATTATGCTCACCGGGGCCAGCGGCATTTCCGGAGAGATCGAGATCAGCAACATCGTCGCGCAGGACGGTTCGTATTGCGTGCTCTATGGCGATCGCGGAACGCTGACTTACGGACAAGACCAGAAGCAGATTCGGCTGCGTTATCTCCATCCGGAATTTCAATGGACAGCCGCCGCCGCCAACGCGGAAACGCCGCAGCCCGGTCAGCGTTGGAATAGCGACCCGCTGCTGCCGTGGGTCGAGGAAACACGCCCCGTCGAACCCGAAGGCAACATGTGGGAACAAGTCGAAGTTGAAATCGCACGACACCTCCATTCGGCGCTCCGCCTCGGCATCCCGTTTCCCGTGAAAAATGCCGACGCGCTGGAAGTCGTCCGCATTACCGAGATCGTGAAAAAACAGAATCCTCAATTCAGCTGGCTCGGATGATGGAATGATGAAAAAGATCCGGATCGGCCAACTCGGCGTCGGCCACATGCACGCCTACAAAATCAAAACGCTGCGCCAGTTTTCCGAGGTGTTCGACGTGGTCGGCGTGGCCGAGGACGACCCGGAGCAAAAGGCCGCGTTCGGTCATCACGCCATGTATGACGGCCTGCCGTGGATGAATAGCGACGAACTGCTGTCGCTCCCCGGTCTCGACGCGGTGATGGTCGAGACAGAAGAGCACGCGCTCGTCCCTGCCGCCCTGCGTTGTATCCGCGCGGGCAAGCACATCCACCTCGACAAGCCCGGCGGCGAAACCCTGCCGCCGTTTCAGGAACTTCTGGCGGAGGCGGAGACGCGCCGTCTCGCGGTCCAGATGGGTTACATGTATCGCAACAGTCCCGCGATTCAGTTCTGCATCGATGCCGTCAAGAGCGGTCTGTTGGGAAACATCTCCACGTTCGACGCGGTGATGAGCCGCCACGACGGCGAGGAGTTTCGCAGGGTTATCAAGACCTTCAAAGCCGGCGCGCCCTGGATCTTCATTTGTCATCTCGTCGATCTGGCGGTCATCCTGTTTGGCGAGCCGAAACGCGTTGTCCCCATGTCCACGTGCACGCGCGACGACGGCGTGGTGGACAACGGTCTCGCCGTGATGGAGTTCGCCGGGGGGCTCACTGCGACCTTGCGGACTTCGATTGTGGAAGCCGGCGGCTTCCAGCGGCGAAACCTGGTGATCTGCGGCGACAGGGGCACGCTGGTGGTGCAGCCTCTGGAGCTTCAGGGGAACATGACTGGCGGACGCGTCTTCGTGACCTTGCTGGAAGATGCCGGCGGTTTCAGAAAGGGCACGCAGGAAGTGCCTCAGCCGCCACCCGAGGGCCGTTACGACGGGCAGTTGCTGGAGTTCGCCCGCATTGTTCGTGGCGAAATCCCGAACCCTTGGCCTTACGCGCATGAACTCCGGGTCCAGCGCTGTTTCCTCGATGCCTGCGGGGACTGGTCCGGGTGAATTTTCCGTTGCCTCGGCCCCCCCCGGGGGGGGGGAAGTATTATAGTTTGAATCATAATACGCAATGCACGCCATCCTCATTGATCGACAACAGAACCTGATCTGGAGCGAAGTGCCCGATCCGGTGGCCAGGGAAAACGAACTGCTGATCGAAGTGCACGCGGCGGCGTTGAACCGCGCGGACCTGATGCAACGGGCCGGAGAGTATCCGCCGCCGCCCGGCTGGCCGGAATGGATGGGCCTCGAGG harbors:
- a CDS encoding 3-dehydroquinate dehydratase, which translates into the protein MKKTFLNQSPPVITSLFSGATPQELIAKAANSEFDGAGGIAIELHDLEPEFRNRKSLKSIIEAVNLPFMACFYRKDSWENRDDDARQELLLAAADAGASMIDVMGDLYDPSPLELTRAPAAVEKQMRLIDAIHARGADVVISSHMACFRSTEQVVEHLKTVEARGADVVKLVHTADTEQELEEAIRTTLALRRELKVPFIHLCNGKFARPHRFFGPALGVSIFFAVQRYESGAGSQPTITAVKAVLDNLHWNINAT
- a CDS encoding oxidoreductase, producing the protein MNTSTFPVKFGVCGLGRIGMQHSRVFSEDRKRYQPVAFCDIDAQRARDIARKFGGKPFSDFAEFLARPEMELVIIATRSLDHARHAGQALAAGKIVLLEKPVGVTAADFELLKRLDKAYPGKLFFGHNHRFEPAFQNTLAIVASGILGKIHVAKFSKSHGFLRRNDWQMRLDCGGGQLFVWAPHLLDQTLQLIGVPTRDVWSSLRRVLTSGDADDHLRIMLTGASGISGEIEISNIVAQDGSYCVLYGDRGTLTYGQDQKQIRLRYLHPEFQWTAAAANAETPQPGQRWNSDPLLPWVEETRPVEPEGNMWEQVEVEIARHLHSALRLGIPFPVKNADALEVVRITEIVKKQNPQFSWLG
- a CDS encoding dehydrogenase is translated as MMKKIRIGQLGVGHMHAYKIKTLRQFSEVFDVVGVAEDDPEQKAAFGHHAMYDGLPWMNSDELLSLPGLDAVMVETEEHALVPAALRCIRAGKHIHLDKPGGETLPPFQELLAEAETRRLAVQMGYMYRNSPAIQFCIDAVKSGLLGNISTFDAVMSRHDGEEFRRVIKTFKAGAPWIFICHLVDLAVILFGEPKRVVPMSTCTRDDGVVDNGLAVMEFAGGLTATLRTSIVEAGGFQRRNLVICGDRGTLVVQPLELQGNMTGGRVFVTLLEDAGGFRKGTQEVPQPPPEGRYDGQLLEFARIVRGEIPNPWPYAHELRVQRCFLDACGDWSG